In the Ctenopharyngodon idella isolate HZGC_01 chromosome 4, HZGC01, whole genome shotgun sequence genome, one interval contains:
- the usp18 gene encoding ubl carboxyl-terminal hydrolase 18 isoform X3: MRDVSHPDPHVDFLDSLYRHTIRRYTQQDADEIFHIILNLIQKQMPDRCLAQEIRSLYEIKVETQVKCSHCASVQRMPTSLFSLPLAICEGGNTLESCINSFFQLQNLVDGEEWFCDQCEKKQPSTHELKLVSLPPILCVHLKRFRNDRGFTRKLNSKVTFLETFSTDVFAAGQSENVANDSPRAGEHYSLYAVIVHIGSAMSGHYTAYIRPFQDQAWYYADDNHVQPVTWSDVQQYTYKGSSTAYLLLYRKKSWNSSG; this comes from the exons ATGAGGGATGTATCACATCCTGATCCGCACGTAGACTTCCTGGACAGCCTCTACCGTCACACCATCCGCC GATACACTCAACAGGATGCGGATGAAATATTCCACATTATCCTCAATCTCATCCAGAAGCAGATGCCTGATCGTTGCTTG GCTCAGGAAATCCGCAGTCTCTATGAGATTAAGGTAGAGACACAGGTGAAATGTTCACATTGCGCATCCGTTCAGCGAATGCCCACCTCTCTTTTCAGCCTTCCTTTGGCAATCTGTGAAGGGGGAAACACCCTG GAGAGCTGCATCAACTCCTTTTTCCAACTTCAAAACCTGGTGGACGGTGAGGAGTGGTTCTGTGACCAGTGTGAGAAGAAGCAGCCATCCACTCAT GAACTGAAACTTGTCTCATTGCCTCCGATTCTGTGTGTCCACTTGAAAAGATTCAGAAACGATCGTGGCTTCACCAGGAAACTCAACAGCAAAGTCACCTTCCTTGAAACTTTTAGCACAGATGTTTTTGCTGCAGGACAatcagaaaat GTTGCGAATGATTCTCCCAGGGCTGGTGAGCATTACAGTCTCTATGCAGTAATAGTTCATATAGGATCTGCTATGTCTGGTCACTACACCGCTTACATCAGGCCATTTCAGGACCAGGCTTGGTACTATGCTGATGACAACCATGTGCAACCT GTCACATGGTCGGATGTGCAGCAGTACACATATAAAGG AAGCAGCACGGCCTACTTGCTTCTGTACAGGAAGAAGAGCTGGAATTCATCTGGATAA
- the usp18 gene encoding ubl carboxyl-terminal hydrolase 18 isoform X2 translates to MLRVNRELTYLEEVRGLFNDSLSCCVNALLQSFSATTELLDILNKWNPSDRIERSNIPLHLKNTLLAMRDVSHPDPHVDFLDSLYRHTIRRYTQQDADEIFHIILNLIQKQMPDRCLAQEIRSLYEIKVETQVKCSHCASVQRMPTSLFSLPLAICEGGNTLESCINSFFQLQNLVDGEEWFCDQCEKKQPSTHELKLVSLPPILCVHLKRFRNDRGFTRKLNSKVTFLETFSTDVFAAGQSENVANDSPRAGEHYSLYAVIVHIGSAMSGHYTAYIRPFQDQAWYYADDNHVQPVTWSDVQQYTYKGSSTAYLLLYRKKSWNSSG, encoded by the exons ATGCTACGAGTTAACCGGGAGCTGACGTATCTTGAGGAAG TGAGAGGCCTTTTCAACGACAGTCTATCCTGCTGTGTTAATGCTTTGCTTCAGTCCTTTTCTGCCACCACTGAACTACTGGACATACTGAACAA ATGGAATCCATCAGATAGAATCGAACGGAGTAACATCCCACTGCATTTGAAGAACACCCTGCTAGCCATGAGGGATGTATCACATCCTGATCCGCACGTAGACTTCCTGGACAGCCTCTACCGTCACACCATCCGCC GATACACTCAACAGGATGCGGATGAAATATTCCACATTATCCTCAATCTCATCCAGAAGCAGATGCCTGATCGTTGCTTG GCTCAGGAAATCCGCAGTCTCTATGAGATTAAGGTAGAGACACAGGTGAAATGTTCACATTGCGCATCCGTTCAGCGAATGCCCACCTCTCTTTTCAGCCTTCCTTTGGCAATCTGTGAAGGGGGAAACACCCTG GAGAGCTGCATCAACTCCTTTTTCCAACTTCAAAACCTGGTGGACGGTGAGGAGTGGTTCTGTGACCAGTGTGAGAAGAAGCAGCCATCCACTCAT GAACTGAAACTTGTCTCATTGCCTCCGATTCTGTGTGTCCACTTGAAAAGATTCAGAAACGATCGTGGCTTCACCAGGAAACTCAACAGCAAAGTCACCTTCCTTGAAACTTTTAGCACAGATGTTTTTGCTGCAGGACAatcagaaaat GTTGCGAATGATTCTCCCAGGGCTGGTGAGCATTACAGTCTCTATGCAGTAATAGTTCATATAGGATCTGCTATGTCTGGTCACTACACCGCTTACATCAGGCCATTTCAGGACCAGGCTTGGTACTATGCTGATGACAACCATGTGCAACCT GTCACATGGTCGGATGTGCAGCAGTACACATATAAAGG AAGCAGCACGGCCTACTTGCTTCTGTACAGGAAGAAGAGCTGGAATTCATCTGGATAA
- the slc5a8 gene encoding sodium-coupled monocarboxylate transporter 1 isoform X1, which translates to MSSGPTFSVWDYVVFTLMLVISAGIGVYYAFAGGGQSSSADFLVGGRSMTAVPVALSLTASFMSAITVLGTPVEVYQYGAIFILICFSYALMVAVSSEIFLPIFYRLGITSTYEYLEMRYNKVIRLFGTVLFIIQTVLYTGLVIYAPALALNQVTGVDLWGAVMSTGVVCTLYCTLGGLKAVVWTDVFQVGIILAGLLAVIIQSVILQGGISTIISDSSQGGRLNLWDFDPNPLRRHTFWSITVGGTFLWTSVYGINQAQVQRYISCKSLFHAKMALYINLVSLWAISLCSVFCGLCLYSIYKNCDPWTAKKVSAQDQLMPYLVLDILSEYPGLPGLFVAAAYSGTLSTVSSSVNALAAVTITDLMRPYLSLSERQLSWASKGMSVFYGAVCIGMAGLASLMGGMLQAAISIVGVVGGPLLGLFSLGILFPCANTKGGLAGLLSGLVLSLWVCIGAQIYPPQPENSRPLPLTTHDCNFSMAPDGTNWTTNMDHLTMKEENQQRPFLADNWYSLSYLYFGPLGTVTVIAVGLIISILSGGRQMKLQPGLTLSKEDLTCYKVYNVLKEKVSIDFIVHIYVCMCIYIHIYIYMYIYICVCVCVYVYIYIYIYILLGPRKKSF; encoded by the exons ATGTCAAGTGGACCTACCTTCAGTGTGTGGGACTATGTGGTCTTCACCTTAATGCTGGTCATCTCTGCAGGTATTGGGGTGTATTACGCCTTCGCCGGAGGAGGTCAGAGCAGCTCCGCAGACTTTCTGGTGGGCGGACGGAGTATGACGGCGGTACCGGTGGCCCTGTCCCTGACGGCAAGCTTCATGTCAGCAATCACCGTTCTGGGGACCCCGGTGGAAGTGTATCAGTACGGAgccatcttcatcctcatctgCTTTTCTTATGCTCTGATGGTGGCAGTAAGCTCTGAGATCTTCCTGCCAATCTTCTACAGACTGGGCATTACCAGCACCTATGAG TATCTGGAGATGCGTTACAATAAAGTAATTCGACTTTTTGGGACAGTCCTGTTTATCATACAGACA GTATTGTACACTGGTCTGGTTATTTACGCTCCAGCTTTGGCTTTAAACCAAG TCACAGGTGTGGATCTCTGGGGTGCCGTCATGTCAACTGGAGTCGTCTGCACTCTCTACTGTACATTA GGCGGTCTGAAGGCAGTGGTGTGGACAGACGTGTTCCAGGTTGGCATCATCTTGGCTGGTCTTTTGGCTGTCATCATCCAATCAGTGATTCTCCAGGGCGGGATCTCCACTATCATCAGTGACTCCTCCCAGGGCGGCCGACTCAACCTATGGGA CTTCGATCCAAACCCTCTGAGGAGACACACATTCTGGAGCATCACAGTGGGAGGGACGTTCCTCTGGACCAGCGTATATGGCATTAATCAAGCTCAGGTGCAGAGATACATATCATGCAAGTCCCTGTTCCATGCCAAAAT GGCTTTGTATATTAACTTAGTGTCTCTCTGGGCTATTTCATTATGCTCAGTATTTTGCGGCTTGTGTTTATACTCCATTTATAAGAACTGTGATCCATGGACAGCAAAGAAGGTGTCTGCTCAAGACCAG CTTATGCCATACCTGGTGTTGGACATCCTAAGCGAATACCCTGGTCTGCCAGGACTGTTTGTGGCAGCAGCATATAGTGGCACTTTAAG TACAGTCTCCTCCAGTGTAAATGCTTTGGCTGCGGTAACTATTACAGATCTGATGCGCCCGTACCTCAGTCTGTCAGAGAGGCAGCTGTCCTGGGCTTCAAAGGGCATGA GTGTGTTTTATGGTGCCGTGTGCATTGGAATGGCTGGTCTTGCATCTTTGATGGGAGGGATGCTACAG GCTGCTATTAGCATCGTAGGAGTGGTTGGCGGACCTCTACTGGGCCTCTTTTCTCTTGGCATCCTGTTTCCATGCGCCAACACAAAG GGAGGTTTGGCAGGGCTACTGTCTGGTTTGGTGCTGTCACTGTGGGTGTGCATTGGAGCACAGATATACCCTCCGCAACCAGAGAACAGCAGACCGTTGCCTCTGACGACACATGACTGTAACTTCTCAATGGCACCAGACGGCACTAACTGGACTACAAACATGGACCACCTCACAATGAAAGAGGAGAATCAACAAAG GCCTTTCCTAGCTGATAATTGGTACTCACTCTCATACCTGTACTTCGGCCCATTGGGGACTGTGACGGTCATTGCCGTAGGGCTTATTATCAGCATTCTTTCGG GGGGCAGACAGATGAAACTGCAGCCTGGactcacgctatcaaaagagGACCTCACCTGCTATAAAGTCTACAATGTACTCAAAGAAAAAGTAAGTATAGATTTTATTgtgcatatatatgtgtgtatgtgtatatatatacatatatatatatatatgtatatttatatatgtgtgtgtgtgtgtgtgtatgtatatatatatatatatatatatatcctcctgggacccagaaaaaaaagtttttga
- the rhno1 gene encoding RAD9, HUS1, RAD1-interacting nuclear orphan protein 1, translating to MPRTSHKKRLLNPHKSQLLFVEAPINGPKHEYGPQLRSAIHPRSFISEKQRQSGAPYTSWVSPQFNSIETTTVSRGKRANQAAMKMSNKVSVLGLPQTRKTRVCKYTPLSFGATTGRENLHSSWTKNDRLVSSDNHRKELQETSRRTRVPRKGVERKMAARVTTATSSRTDVSKNPPFRKNGNGMNKDSIHTPNTSIVPEPPNVETPEMPHCSSNSPTNVQHLLFSPNQAKTPPRTENTSILVKDTPEKDYGLRVTWRRRKGLMKLLIDRGQLLLTDAEVTNEWI from the exons ATGCCACGCACTTCACATAAGAAGAGACTGTTGAACCCACACAAGTCTCAGCTGTTGTTTGTAGAGGCGCCCATCAATGGACCAAAGCACGAGTATGGACCACAACTACGGAGTGCCATTCATCCCAGGTCATTCATATCAGAAAAGCAACGGCAAAGTGGTGCACCATATACCTCTTGG GTGTCTCCACAGTTTAATTCAATTGAGACCACAACGGTTAGTCGAGGGAAGAGAGCTAACCAGGCGGCTATGAAAATGTCAAACAAGGTGTCAGTTTTGGGTTTACCTCAGACAAGAAAAACAAGGGTCTGCAAATATACTCCCTTATCCTTTGGAGCAACCACAGGCCGTGAAAACCTTCATAGTTCATGGACGAAGAATGATAGGCTCGTTTCTTCGGACAATCATCGCAAGGAGCTTCAAGAAACCTCAAGAAGAACTCGGGTTCCTCGAAAAGGGGTAGAGAGGAAGATGGCTGCACGTGTTACAACTGCTACCTCCAGTCGTACAGACGTTTCAAAGAATCCGCCATTCCGCAAAAATGGAAATGGAATGAATAAAGATTCCATTCACACCCCCAACACAAGCATAGTTCCAGAACCACCAAATGTAGAGACGCCAGAAATGCCACATTGTTCCAGCAATTCTCCAACCAATGTTCAACATCTCCTTTTCTCCCCAAACCAGGCAAAAACTCCTCCACGAACCGAGAACACAAGTATCCTGGTGAAGGACACGCCTGAGAAAGACTATGGGCTGAGGGTAACATGGAGACGAAGAAAAGGGCTGATGAAATTATTGATTGACAGAGGTCAGCTTCTTCTGACAGATGCAGAAGTTACCAATGAGTGGATATAA
- the foxm1 gene encoding LOW QUALITY PROTEIN: forkhead box protein M1 (The sequence of the model RefSeq protein was modified relative to this genomic sequence to represent the inferred CDS: substituted 1 base at 1 genomic stop codon): MKTSDRPICCEQTMRESPRRPIILKRRKLPFQKSESDVGCDEADGPRSQTTLTPTPSTARCFPDGIRVMDHPTMPDTQVVVIPKAADLQSVISALTAKGKECGPQGRNKFILLSGSTSLEESKTLGCFSTEPGADLGKGEGXTECYPLDDSLTNIQWLGKMSSDGLGPESNQKCPSKDNPSDCNQQPKGPEKEKDPQSERPPYSYMAMIQFAINSKNNRHMTLKEIYNWIEDHFPYFRNVAKPGWKNSIRHNLSLHDMFVRETSPDGKISYWTIRPEANRCLTLDQVYKPLVDPVTPTCPQITQVGNHQQQKRGPPEVKKTIPAAGGTERKMKPLLPRTDSYLVPIQLPLGQSLFLPSSSPMSLATPPHTQSTSTPSSSSVNKRVRIAPKVSQSDVSSVMLCNPASQEIKEEPVCVSLTPEASEAPPPKTRRRENSSSRRKQRLVLPATEEPVLLYPDSTLFDSGVVSDVSTFQDTREAEPDPEPLPSCKPDLDSPNREYTFKTPIKSSHPSSSTPSKPPTVLEPWRITPVGKGGVLDFSPIRTPSGPQLTPQRHEHTPFSFNSTPFKELPLFNSPRELLTCARRSPRRSTPACSRELLQVGVANRSLTEGLVLDTMNDSLSKILVDISFSGLEDDDLSMGNISWSQFIPELK, encoded by the exons ATGAAG ACATCAGACAGGCCCATTTGCTGTGAGCAAACAATGAGAGAGAGCCCGAGGAGACCCATCATCCTGAAGAGGAGGAAGCTGCCATTTCAGAAGAGTGAATCTGATGTAGGTTGTGATGAGGCGGACGGGCCGCGCTCCCAGACCACCCTGACCCCGACCCCATCCACCGCCCGCTGCTTCCCCGATGGCATCCGTGTCATGGACCACCCCACCATGCCGGACACACAGGTGGTGGTGATACCGAAAGCAGCTGATCTGCAGAGTGTCATCAGCGCCTTGACGGCCAAAGGGAAGGAGTGCGGCCCTCAGGGCCGAAACAAGTTCATCCTGCTTAGTGGCAGCACCAGTTTAGAGGAGAGCAAAACCCTTGGGTGTTTTTCTACAGAACCTGGGGCTGATCTTGGGAAAGGTGAGGGAT AGACTGAGTGCTACCCACTTGATGACAGTCTGACGAACATCCAGTGGCTGGGAAAAATGAGCTCTGATGGACTCGGACCAGAGTCGAACCAAAAATGCCCCAGCAAGGACAATCCAAGTGATTGTAATCAG CAGCCCAAAGGTCCAGAAAAGGAGAAGGACCCTCAGTCTGAGAGACCCCCATATTCCTACATGGCAATGATCCAGTTTGCTATCAACAGCAAAAATAATAGACACATGACCCTGAAGGAAATTTACAATTGGATCGAAGACCATTTTCCGTACTTCAGAAATGTCGCAAAACCCGGATGGAAG AATTCCATACGTCATAATCTCTCACTGCATGACATGTTTGTCCGTGAGACATCTCCTGATGGCAAGATCTCCTACTGGACGATTCGACCGGAAGCAAACCGCTGTCTTACTTTGGACCAGGTCTACAAG CCTTTGGTTGACCCAGTGACCCCCACTTGCCCTCAGATCACACAAGTTGGTAATCATCAA CAACAGAAAAGAGGTCCTCCGGAGGTGAAGAAAACAATACCCGCCGCAGGTGGCACAG AGAGGAAGATGAAGCCTCTTCTGCCTCGGACTGACTCATACCTGGTTCCCATCCAGCTTCCTCTGGGTCAGTCACTCTTCCTGCCCTCGTCCAGTCCCATGTCTCTTGCCACTCCTCCGCACACTCAAAGCACTTCCACTCCCAGCTCTAGCAGTGTGAACAAGAGGGTCCGGATTGCTCCTAAG GTCTCGCAGAGTGACGTGAGCTCGGTGATGCTGTGTAATCCTGCCTCTCAGGAGATAAAGGAGgagcctgtgtgtgtgtctctgacTCCTGAGGCGTCCGAAGCCCCTCCCCCCAAAACCAGACGACGAGAAAACAGCAGCTCTCGCCGCAAACAGCGCCTGGTCCTGCCAGCCACCGAGGAACCTGTCCTGCTCTACCCCGACAGCACTCTTTTCGACTCGGGCGTGGTCTCCGACGTTTCCACCTTCCAAGACACTCGGGAGGCGGAGCCTGATCCAGAGCCCCTGCCCTCCTGTAAACCGGACTTGGACAGCCCGAATAGAgaatacacttttaaaacacCCATCAAGAGCAGCCACCCTTCCTCATCTACTCCCAGCAAACCACCCACAGTGCTGGAGCCCTGGAGGATCACTCCCGTCGGGAAGGGAGGCGTGCTGGACTTCAGCCCCATCCGAACGCCCAGTGGGCCACAGCTCACCCCACAACGGCATGAACACACGCCTTTCAGTTTCAACAGCACACCCTTCAAGGAGCTGCCACTTTTCAACTCCCCCCGAGAGCTTCTCACCTGTGCACGACGCTCTCCGAGACGCTCCACTCCGGCCTGCTCAAGAGAGCTGCTGCAGGTGGGCGTCGCCAACCGCTCTCTCACAGAAGGGCTCGTCCTGGACACCATGAACGACAGCTTGAGTAAAATTCTAGTGGATATCAGCTTCTCCGGCCTGGAGGATGATGATCTCAGCATGGGGAACATCAGCTGGTCCCAGTTTATCCCGGAGCTGAAGTGA
- the slc5a8 gene encoding sodium-coupled monocarboxylate transporter 1 isoform X2, which translates to MSSGPTFSVWDYVVFTLMLVISAGIGVYYAFAGGGQSSSADFLVGGRSMTAVPVALSLTASFMSAITVLGTPVEVYQYGAIFILICFSYALMVAVSSEIFLPIFYRLGITSTYEYLEMRYNKVIRLFGTVLFIIQTVLYTGLVIYAPALALNQVTGVDLWGAVMSTGVVCTLYCTLGGLKAVVWTDVFQVGIILAGLLAVIIQSVILQGGISTIISDSSQGGRLNLWDFDPNPLRRHTFWSITVGGTFLWTSVYGINQAQVQRYISCKSLFHAKMALYINLVSLWAISLCSVFCGLCLYSIYKNCDPWTAKKVSAQDQLMPYLVLDILSEYPGLPGLFVAAAYSGTLSTVSSSVNALAAVTITDLMRPYLSLSERQLSWASKGMSVFYGAVCIGMAGLASLMGGMLQAAISIVGVVGGPLLGLFSLGILFPCANTKGGLAGLLSGLVLSLWVCIGAQIYPPQPENSRPLPLTTHDCNFSMAPDGTNWTTNMDHLTMKEENQQRPFLADNWYSLSYLYFGPLGTVTVIAVGLIISILSGTRHTNM; encoded by the exons ATGTCAAGTGGACCTACCTTCAGTGTGTGGGACTATGTGGTCTTCACCTTAATGCTGGTCATCTCTGCAGGTATTGGGGTGTATTACGCCTTCGCCGGAGGAGGTCAGAGCAGCTCCGCAGACTTTCTGGTGGGCGGACGGAGTATGACGGCGGTACCGGTGGCCCTGTCCCTGACGGCAAGCTTCATGTCAGCAATCACCGTTCTGGGGACCCCGGTGGAAGTGTATCAGTACGGAgccatcttcatcctcatctgCTTTTCTTATGCTCTGATGGTGGCAGTAAGCTCTGAGATCTTCCTGCCAATCTTCTACAGACTGGGCATTACCAGCACCTATGAG TATCTGGAGATGCGTTACAATAAAGTAATTCGACTTTTTGGGACAGTCCTGTTTATCATACAGACA GTATTGTACACTGGTCTGGTTATTTACGCTCCAGCTTTGGCTTTAAACCAAG TCACAGGTGTGGATCTCTGGGGTGCCGTCATGTCAACTGGAGTCGTCTGCACTCTCTACTGTACATTA GGCGGTCTGAAGGCAGTGGTGTGGACAGACGTGTTCCAGGTTGGCATCATCTTGGCTGGTCTTTTGGCTGTCATCATCCAATCAGTGATTCTCCAGGGCGGGATCTCCACTATCATCAGTGACTCCTCCCAGGGCGGCCGACTCAACCTATGGGA CTTCGATCCAAACCCTCTGAGGAGACACACATTCTGGAGCATCACAGTGGGAGGGACGTTCCTCTGGACCAGCGTATATGGCATTAATCAAGCTCAGGTGCAGAGATACATATCATGCAAGTCCCTGTTCCATGCCAAAAT GGCTTTGTATATTAACTTAGTGTCTCTCTGGGCTATTTCATTATGCTCAGTATTTTGCGGCTTGTGTTTATACTCCATTTATAAGAACTGTGATCCATGGACAGCAAAGAAGGTGTCTGCTCAAGACCAG CTTATGCCATACCTGGTGTTGGACATCCTAAGCGAATACCCTGGTCTGCCAGGACTGTTTGTGGCAGCAGCATATAGTGGCACTTTAAG TACAGTCTCCTCCAGTGTAAATGCTTTGGCTGCGGTAACTATTACAGATCTGATGCGCCCGTACCTCAGTCTGTCAGAGAGGCAGCTGTCCTGGGCTTCAAAGGGCATGA GTGTGTTTTATGGTGCCGTGTGCATTGGAATGGCTGGTCTTGCATCTTTGATGGGAGGGATGCTACAG GCTGCTATTAGCATCGTAGGAGTGGTTGGCGGACCTCTACTGGGCCTCTTTTCTCTTGGCATCCTGTTTCCATGCGCCAACACAAAG GGAGGTTTGGCAGGGCTACTGTCTGGTTTGGTGCTGTCACTGTGGGTGTGCATTGGAGCACAGATATACCCTCCGCAACCAGAGAACAGCAGACCGTTGCCTCTGACGACACATGACTGTAACTTCTCAATGGCACCAGACGGCACTAACTGGACTACAAACATGGACCACCTCACAATGAAAGAGGAGAATCAACAAAG GCCTTTCCTAGCTGATAATTGGTACTCACTCTCATACCTGTACTTCGGCCCATTGGGGACTGTGACGGTCATTGCCGTAGGGCTTATTATCAGCATTCTTTCGGGTACGAGACATACCAACATGTGA
- the usp18 gene encoding ubl carboxyl-terminal hydrolase 18 isoform X1, protein MGEFWSKMAYYGLYSRSRSWSYSRNYVRGLFNDSLSCCVNALLQSFSATTELLDILNKWNPSDRIERSNIPLHLKNTLLAMRDVSHPDPHVDFLDSLYRHTIRRYTQQDADEIFHIILNLIQKQMPDRCLAQEIRSLYEIKVETQVKCSHCASVQRMPTSLFSLPLAICEGGNTLESCINSFFQLQNLVDGEEWFCDQCEKKQPSTHELKLVSLPPILCVHLKRFRNDRGFTRKLNSKVTFLETFSTDVFAAGQSENVANDSPRAGEHYSLYAVIVHIGSAMSGHYTAYIRPFQDQAWYYADDNHVQPVTWSDVQQYTYKGSSTAYLLLYRKKSWNSSG, encoded by the exons ATGGGAGAGTTCTGGAGTAAAATGGCATATTATGGACTATACAGCCGATCCAGATCATGGAGCTATTCCAGGAATTATG TGAGAGGCCTTTTCAACGACAGTCTATCCTGCTGTGTTAATGCTTTGCTTCAGTCCTTTTCTGCCACCACTGAACTACTGGACATACTGAACAA ATGGAATCCATCAGATAGAATCGAACGGAGTAACATCCCACTGCATTTGAAGAACACCCTGCTAGCCATGAGGGATGTATCACATCCTGATCCGCACGTAGACTTCCTGGACAGCCTCTACCGTCACACCATCCGCC GATACACTCAACAGGATGCGGATGAAATATTCCACATTATCCTCAATCTCATCCAGAAGCAGATGCCTGATCGTTGCTTG GCTCAGGAAATCCGCAGTCTCTATGAGATTAAGGTAGAGACACAGGTGAAATGTTCACATTGCGCATCCGTTCAGCGAATGCCCACCTCTCTTTTCAGCCTTCCTTTGGCAATCTGTGAAGGGGGAAACACCCTG GAGAGCTGCATCAACTCCTTTTTCCAACTTCAAAACCTGGTGGACGGTGAGGAGTGGTTCTGTGACCAGTGTGAGAAGAAGCAGCCATCCACTCAT GAACTGAAACTTGTCTCATTGCCTCCGATTCTGTGTGTCCACTTGAAAAGATTCAGAAACGATCGTGGCTTCACCAGGAAACTCAACAGCAAAGTCACCTTCCTTGAAACTTTTAGCACAGATGTTTTTGCTGCAGGACAatcagaaaat GTTGCGAATGATTCTCCCAGGGCTGGTGAGCATTACAGTCTCTATGCAGTAATAGTTCATATAGGATCTGCTATGTCTGGTCACTACACCGCTTACATCAGGCCATTTCAGGACCAGGCTTGGTACTATGCTGATGACAACCATGTGCAACCT GTCACATGGTCGGATGTGCAGCAGTACACATATAAAGG AAGCAGCACGGCCTACTTGCTTCTGTACAGGAAGAAGAGCTGGAATTCATCTGGATAA
- the lyrm5a gene encoding LYR motif-containing protein 5A yields the protein MTNPLRGEVIRLYKNLLYLGREYPKGTAYFRERLKAAFMKNKDVTDPEKIQKLIDRGDFVIKELEALYFLRKYRAMKKRYYEPEH from the exons ATGACCAATCCACTGAGAGGAGAGGTGATCAGattgtacaaaaat CTTTTGTATCTTGGACGGGAATATCCAAAAGGCACTGCATACTTCAGGGAGCGTCTGAAAGCCGCTTTCATGAAGAACAAAGATGTCACAGATCCTGAGAAAATCCAAAAGCTGATTGACCGTGGAGATTTTGTGATCAAAGAACTCGAGGCACTTTACTTCCTCAGGAAATACAGAGCAATGAAGAAACGCTATTACGAACCAGAGCATTAA
- the pex26 gene encoding peroxisome assembly protein 26, with protein sequence MRSSSSVSLAGGRGSASVRLISPPACPFAARVDAAVEYLMVKKDFQAALDTCEKGLESLGPSAEQEENCFKYAELKAALTIVGIQALAELNQWRGVLSWVLQQYGETEKIPAKIIQMCILLYVKVDERAVMKDAVCDWLHCFGNMSQSGFSTVAELYFLHILVPMGHMTEALEMLESDVGRVAFSDEQRQAARSLVDIQNEKNAASSNSNPESVEGVATTSASKQDRSTQRLTSIMRLLYRSLSVASVRIRSISLRRVFLALMLLYLLLVRMDPALPSAFPWLLRLHGLLQQTWNTMFGPYYRASNRS encoded by the exons ATGAGGAGCAGTTCGTCCGTGTCTCTGGCGGGCGGTCGTGGTTCGGCCTCGGTTCGGCTGATCAGTCCACCCGCCTGTCCCTTTGCCGCTCGGGTGGATGCTGCCGTTGAATATTTAATGGTAAAGAAAGACTTTCAGGCTGCTCTGGACACCTGCGAGAAAGGACTTGAGAGTTTGGGACCTTCTGCAGAACAGGAGGAAAACTG CTTCAAGTATGCAGAACTGAAAGCAGCTTTGACTATAGTGGGGATTCAGGCACTGGCTGAGCTCAATCAGTGGCGTGGAGTTCTGTCATGGGTTTTGCAGCAGTATGGCGAAACAGAGAAAATTCCTGCCAAGATTATTCAAATGTG CATTCTACTCTATGTGAAAGTGGATGAACGGGCTGTGATGAAGGATGcggtctgtgattggctgcacTGCTTTGGTAACATGAGCCAATCAGGGTTCAGCACTGTGGCTGAGCTGTATTTTCTCCACATACTGGTGCCGATGGGTCACATGACTGAAGCTCTGGAAATGCTGGAGAGCGATGTGGGTCGGGTGGCATTCAGTGATGAACAGAGACAAGCAGCCCGTAGTTTAGTAGACATTCAAAATGAGAAAAATGCAGCATCGTCCAATTCAAATCCTGAATCTGTAGAAGGGGTGGCAACAACTAGTGCTTCAAAACAAG ATAGATCCACCCAGCGTCTAACTTCTATAATGAGGCTGTTATACAGAAGTCTCTCAGTAGCCAGTGTGAGAATTAGATCCATCTCTCTGCGCAGAGTTTTTCTGGCGTTAATGTTGCTGTATCTTCTTCTCGTCCGTATGGACCCAG CTCTTCCTTCAGCTTTCCCATGGCTGCTCCGCCTGCACGGACTCCTTCAGCAGACGTGGAACACCATGTTTGGACCTTATTACAGAGCTAGCAACAGAAGTTAA